The Mucilaginibacter mallensis genome has a segment encoding these proteins:
- a CDS encoding PfkB family carbohydrate kinase, translated as MYDICCIGHITSDKVVNTQTTLYMPGGTAFYFSYALNKLDVKYLLVTALAETEMHYVNDLRAKGIEIKVQPSAHTVYFENIYGENQDERTQNVLQVADRFNPEQIQSVSAKIFHLGPLLANDFSAEFVKSIAGRGLISLDVQGYLRKVENKKVYATGWAGKKEILLYIDILKADVAELRALTGCDELNDGIMQLTDWGVKEIVITNGSQGSWIYSDDILYTIPAHSPKIVIDATGCGDTYMAGYLYKRVNGVGIQESGEFAAAMSGLKTAAMGAFKGTEVDVIQFMGNRD; from the coding sequence ATGTACGATATCTGCTGCATAGGCCACATCACATCTGATAAAGTAGTTAACACCCAAACCACTCTTTATATGCCGGGGGGTACGGCCTTTTATTTTTCCTACGCGCTGAACAAGCTCGATGTAAAATACCTGCTGGTTACTGCCCTTGCAGAAACAGAAATGCATTACGTGAACGACCTGCGCGCTAAAGGCATCGAAATAAAAGTACAGCCCAGCGCCCATACCGTTTACTTTGAGAATATCTACGGCGAAAACCAGGACGAGCGTACCCAAAATGTATTACAGGTTGCTGACCGGTTCAATCCGGAACAAATACAATCGGTAAGTGCCAAGATATTCCACCTCGGCCCTTTGCTGGCTAATGATTTTTCGGCTGAATTTGTTAAAAGTATAGCAGGCCGGGGATTGATAAGTCTGGATGTACAGGGCTACCTGCGCAAGGTTGAGAACAAAAAGGTGTACGCTACCGGCTGGGCCGGTAAAAAGGAAATCTTACTCTATATAGATATCCTGAAAGCCGATGTTGCCGAACTCCGTGCATTAACCGGCTGTGATGAGTTAAATGACGGCATTATGCAATTAACTGATTGGGGGGTAAAAGAAATAGTGATCACCAACGGCAGCCAGGGTTCATGGATCTATAGCGATGATATTTTGTATACGATACCGGCCCATTCGCCCAAAATAGTGATTGACGCCACCGGCTGCGGCGATACCTATATGGCAGGCTATTTATACAAGCGTGTTAATGGTGTTGGCATTCAGGAATCCGGCGAATTTGCCGCGGCTATGTCGGGGTTAAAAACTGCTGCGATGGGTGCTTTTAAAGGTACGGAGGTAGATGTGATTCAGTTTATGGGGAACCGGGATTAA
- a CDS encoding PAS domain-containing protein produces MITHHTLTGNEDQRLKALDSYNVLNTLPEKEYDAITRLASYICQVPIALITLIDADRQWVKSRIGLDNEGGNMPRQEAFCNHTILDDTILEVNDSFESDTFKDNNLVLGEPHIRFYAGAPLIDPDGHRLGALCVIDNVPRTLTSEQKDALRTLANEVMSHLVLRKQKRELEASLAVHKDFFTLFNNSSEVHFIADKDSNIELINDAVLSVLGYTPQQAMGRSLWQFVVGTNSRDQFVPLIEKAIATQRPFELETETITADNEAKWISWCAVHKEGKWYASGRDITYQKHLLAQMEQLSLVASKVRNGVVISNTSDEVIWINEAFERITGYDLNDVENKTLRNTLNGEPTAESKKILDEAIPNKQPYEIELLFNRKDGQPKWISIVNSIVYDANGNIDKYIRVIIDITARKTAEKDLEILSFAAEKTPSGSLIRDADGNVIWMNEALERILGYTLKEMKGKTFGTMLLGEGTNMHVYNGAVDAAEQNKTYEIEIKVYKKDRTPIWVFISNSPLLNEVGVVERQIGVIVDITERKKADEQLKMLSLVASNTTSGVVINDSDGNVEWINSAFEKITGYNINDVKGRHLGDALKGELTDIAIIERARDLSKNKQSFEVDLLAYRKDGQMLWISVINSVIIDSEGEVDKYIEVIIDITSKKKVELELISAKEQALQLNRAKDMFISVMSHEIRTPLNAVIGMSHLLLDEDPLESQKENLSVLKFSAENLMKLINDVLDFTKIETGNVQLEKAGVNLRGLVQSVTNSLQYRANEKDIYIKQSVDPDVPPMVIADSARLIQILLNLVSNSVKFTEKGGVTIDLKVLEQNTDTVRIRFAVIDTGIGIAPDKQGTIFESFKQAELDTTRKYGGTGLGLAISKRLVELHDSRINVDSVLGQGSTFWFTITFNKADSHVLNASKMDMGLDINVLVVDDNQINRILVNKVLKKWGTTVDFAENGKEAIDKIEANRNYDVVLMDVHMPVMGGLEATEILRAKDETYFQQLPILALTASMLSNEVNQMIESGMNDFILKPFEPKTLYDKLSKYQKQ; encoded by the coding sequence GTGATTACGCATCATACTCTTACCGGAAATGAAGATCAACGGTTAAAAGCCCTTGATTCCTACAATGTTTTAAATACATTGCCCGAGAAAGAGTATGATGCTATAACACGCCTGGCATCCTATATATGCCAGGTTCCTATTGCCCTTATTACCTTAATTGATGCCGACCGGCAATGGGTAAAATCAAGAATAGGTTTGGATAATGAGGGGGGGAATATGCCCCGGCAGGAGGCATTTTGCAATCACACCATCCTTGATGATACCATACTTGAAGTTAATGATTCCTTTGAGTCTGATACTTTTAAAGATAACAACCTCGTTTTAGGCGAGCCGCATATCAGGTTTTATGCAGGTGCCCCGCTAATTGACCCTGATGGCCATCGTTTAGGCGCATTATGTGTTATTGATAATGTGCCACGTACACTCACCTCTGAACAAAAGGATGCACTGCGCACATTGGCTAACGAGGTAATGTCGCACCTGGTATTGCGTAAGCAAAAGCGGGAGCTTGAAGCATCGCTTGCCGTTCATAAAGATTTCTTTACACTCTTCAATAATTCCTCCGAGGTACATTTTATTGCCGATAAGGATTCCAATATCGAATTGATAAATGATGCGGTGCTCAGCGTGCTGGGTTATACGCCGCAACAGGCAATGGGGCGTTCATTATGGCAGTTTGTAGTTGGCACGAACAGCCGCGATCAGTTTGTGCCGCTTATTGAAAAGGCAATAGCTACGCAGCGCCCGTTTGAACTGGAAACAGAAACCATAACTGCCGACAATGAGGCGAAATGGATAAGCTGGTGTGCTGTACACAAAGAAGGAAAATGGTATGCCAGCGGTAGGGACATTACCTATCAAAAGCATTTATTGGCGCAAATGGAGCAGCTTTCGCTGGTGGCTAGTAAGGTGCGTAACGGTGTGGTTATAAGCAACACCAGCGATGAAGTGATATGGATAAATGAGGCCTTTGAGCGGATAACAGGCTATGATTTAAACGATGTTGAAAATAAGACATTAAGAAATACGCTTAACGGCGAGCCTACAGCAGAGAGTAAAAAAATATTGGATGAGGCTATACCAAATAAGCAGCCTTATGAAATAGAATTGCTTTTCAACAGGAAGGACGGGCAACCGAAATGGATATCCATAGTCAATTCTATTGTTTACGATGCCAACGGCAATATTGACAAATATATACGTGTAATAATTGATATTACTGCACGCAAAACTGCCGAAAAAGATCTTGAAATACTATCATTCGCAGCCGAAAAGACCCCTAGCGGTTCATTAATACGTGATGCTGACGGCAATGTGATATGGATGAATGAAGCCCTCGAGCGTATTTTAGGCTATACGCTTAAAGAGATGAAAGGCAAAACTTTTGGTACTATGCTTTTAGGCGAAGGAACCAATATGCATGTATATAATGGAGCGGTTGATGCTGCTGAGCAGAACAAAACCTATGAGATTGAGATAAAGGTTTATAAAAAGGATAGGACACCCATTTGGGTATTTATATCCAATAGCCCTTTACTAAATGAAGTTGGTGTTGTGGAACGTCAAATAGGTGTTATAGTAGATATTACAGAGCGCAAAAAAGCCGATGAGCAATTAAAAATGCTCTCCTTGGTAGCCAGCAATACCACGAGCGGCGTGGTAATAAATGATAGTGACGGCAATGTAGAATGGATCAATAGTGCGTTTGAGAAAATTACCGGATATAATATTAACGATGTTAAGGGCAGGCATTTGGGTGATGCCCTTAAAGGTGAACTTACTGATATAGCCATTATAGAGCGGGCTCGGGATCTTTCAAAAAATAAACAATCATTTGAGGTTGATCTGCTGGCTTACCGCAAGGATGGGCAGATGCTGTGGATCTCAGTCATCAATTCGGTTATTATTGACAGTGAGGGTGAAGTTGATAAATATATTGAGGTTATTATTGATATCACCTCCAAAAAGAAGGTGGAGCTGGAACTCATATCGGCTAAGGAACAGGCATTGCAATTGAACAGGGCCAAGGATATGTTCATTTCGGTGATGAGCCATGAGATACGCACCCCATTGAATGCGGTAATTGGCATGTCACACTTATTATTGGATGAAGATCCGCTGGAATCGCAAAAAGAGAACCTGAGCGTTCTTAAATTTTCAGCCGAAAATTTGATGAAGCTGATAAACGATGTGCTTGATTTTACCAAAATTGAAACCGGTAACGTACAGCTGGAGAAAGCGGGCGTTAACCTGCGCGGACTGGTGCAAAGCGTTACCAACTCGCTGCAATACCGGGCCAATGAAAAGGATATCTACATAAAACAAAGTGTTGATCCAGATGTTCCGCCAATGGTTATTGCGGATAGCGCGCGCCTTATTCAAATATTGCTGAACCTGGTGAGTAACTCTGTTAAATTTACCGAAAAGGGTGGTGTAACCATTGATCTGAAAGTTTTGGAGCAAAATACTGATACGGTACGTATACGGTTTGCAGTTATTGATACGGGTATAGGCATTGCACCTGATAAACAAGGAACTATATTTGAATCGTTTAAACAGGCAGAGCTTGATACTACACGTAAATATGGTGGTACGGGCCTGGGGCTTGCTATTAGTAAAAGATTGGTAGAGCTGCATGATTCAAGAATAAACGTTGATAGCGTGCTTGGGCAGGGATCAACATTTTGGTTTACAATAACATTTAACAAGGCTGATAGCCACGTGCTTAATGCGAGTAAAATGGATATGGGATTAGACATAAATGTATTGGTAGTTGATGATAATCAGATCAACCGCATACTGGTTAACAAAGTGCTTAAGAAATGGGGCACCACTGTGGACTTTGCCGAAAATGGCAAGGAAGCCATTGACAAGATAGAAGCTAATAGAAACTACGATGTTGTATTGATGGATGTACACATGCCGGTAATGGGTGGGTTGGAAGCAACCGAGATACTGCGGGCTAAAGATGAAACCTATTTTCAACAATTACCTATACTTGCCCTAACCGCATCCATGCTGAGTAACGAGGTAAATCAAATGATAGAATCAGGCATGAACGATTTCATCCTTAAACCCTTTGAACCCAAAACGCTTTACGATAAACTGAGTAAATACCAGAAGCAGTAG
- a CDS encoding ABC transporter permease has protein sequence MLKSYFKIAWRNLWKNKVFSLINIFGLSVGIAFTLLIGAYVWGELQVNQQLKNADNQYIIMSKWKDPAMGADYTSIAQLSRALKDNYPGLVANYYNSDPAFTNVSKGDMHFHESLLVGDSTLLNMYGFKLLYGDVKTALIEPYSVVITTQMAKKYFGKTDVVGQTLNFESFAGSNHDFMVTAVLDELPRNTVTDLNGRTIQFFFNASVNKFFERGMDGWDNSATIDHIELKQGVDPKAVERAMVVLLKKNASDDINQNLTPYLLKMKDYNLLANNGTIKKMTWTLSCIALFILLMAVINFVNICIGRASGRMKEMGIRKVMGGLRKQLVWQFLAESVLMVMLATILALIIYTIARPYFGAALGRDIMSLIDFPVYFFPLPFVFALMIGLLAGIYPALVLSALKSVDSLKGKLATVKESVLFRKTLVAFQFTTAAVVFIGVVIISQQISLFFSNNLGYNKDYIVYAQLPRDWSPKGVKKMEAIRYQMAQMPQVSSVSLSFEIPDGINGGSVPIYKQGSDPSKTVTTQGLTADNQYAATYNIPLKAGSFFSPIYNAADSTQIVINETEAKALGWNNPNDAIGRKIMYWDQPYTISGVTADFHFGSMQAKILPITFINVNRSPYYRYFSFRVKPGDLQKSAEALQKKWAELLPGEPFEYHFMDDALNRLYTSEIQLQKAAYIATVLSIIIVLLGVLGLISLSIQKRTKEIGIRKVLGSSVVGITTLFLKDFLGVVMIAGLIACPVAYLVMQKWLSNYAYRINISLTPFVFSVALLAGITALLIILQTIKAAFTNPIKSLRSE, from the coding sequence ATGTTAAAAAGCTACTTCAAAATCGCCTGGAGGAACCTGTGGAAGAACAAAGTTTTTTCCCTCATCAATATATTTGGCCTTTCGGTAGGTATAGCCTTTACGCTGCTTATTGGCGCGTATGTATGGGGCGAGCTGCAGGTAAACCAGCAGCTTAAGAATGCCGATAACCAATACATCATCATGAGTAAATGGAAGGACCCGGCTATGGGGGCTGATTATACTTCCATCGCGCAGCTGTCACGTGCGCTAAAAGATAATTACCCCGGCCTGGTAGCCAACTATTATAATTCCGACCCTGCATTCACCAATGTATCAAAAGGTGATATGCATTTTCATGAAAGTTTGCTGGTGGGCGATAGTACCCTATTGAATATGTATGGCTTTAAGCTGCTTTATGGCGATGTAAAAACCGCTTTGATCGAGCCTTATTCGGTGGTGATAACGACGCAGATGGCCAAAAAATATTTCGGAAAAACGGATGTGGTTGGGCAAACACTAAATTTCGAGAGCTTCGCGGGCAGTAACCATGATTTTATGGTCACCGCGGTATTGGATGAACTGCCACGCAACACCGTTACCGACTTAAACGGCAGAACTATACAGTTCTTTTTTAATGCCAGCGTTAATAAATTTTTTGAGCGTGGTATGGATGGCTGGGACAACTCGGCCACAATTGATCATATCGAACTGAAACAAGGTGTCGACCCCAAGGCGGTGGAACGGGCCATGGTGGTGTTGCTAAAGAAGAATGCTTCTGATGATATCAACCAAAACCTGACGCCCTACCTGCTAAAAATGAAGGACTATAACTTGTTGGCCAATAATGGCACCATAAAAAAAATGACCTGGACGCTCTCCTGCATCGCCCTGTTTATTTTGCTGATGGCGGTTATCAACTTTGTGAATATCTGTATCGGTCGTGCTTCAGGCAGGATGAAGGAGATGGGCATACGCAAGGTGATGGGTGGTTTGCGCAAGCAACTCGTGTGGCAGTTCCTTGCCGAATCGGTACTGATGGTAATGCTGGCTACTATTTTGGCGCTGATCATCTACACCATAGCAAGGCCATATTTTGGTGCGGCTTTGGGCAGGGATATCATGAGCCTTATTGATTTTCCTGTGTATTTCTTCCCGCTGCCGTTTGTCTTCGCCTTGATGATCGGTTTGCTCGCAGGTATTTATCCGGCGCTGGTATTATCAGCATTAAAATCTGTCGACTCGCTAAAGGGAAAACTCGCTACAGTAAAAGAGAGTGTACTGTTCCGTAAAACGCTGGTGGCATTCCAGTTTACAACAGCGGCTGTTGTTTTTATAGGCGTAGTGATTATTTCGCAACAGATCAGTCTATTTTTTAGCAATAACCTGGGCTATAATAAGGATTATATAGTTTACGCCCAACTACCCCGCGATTGGTCACCAAAAGGTGTAAAAAAGATGGAGGCTATCCGTTATCAAATGGCGCAAATGCCGCAGGTAAGCAGTGTTTCGCTTTCATTTGAAATCCCCGACGGAATCAATGGTGGAAGTGTACCCATTTATAAGCAAGGCTCAGATCCATCAAAAACTGTAACTACGCAGGGATTAACAGCAGATAATCAATATGCGGCCACTTACAATATACCCCTAAAAGCAGGCTCATTTTTTAGTCCGATTTATAATGCAGCTGATTCCACCCAAATAGTGATCAATGAAACGGAGGCAAAAGCGTTGGGGTGGAACAACCCCAATGATGCCATTGGGCGCAAGATCATGTACTGGGATCAGCCATACACCATCAGCGGCGTCACCGCCGATTTTCATTTTGGATCGATGCAGGCCAAGATACTGCCCATCACCTTTATTAATGTAAACCGCTCGCCTTATTACCGTTATTTCTCATTCAGGGTTAAACCCGGCGACCTGCAAAAAAGCGCGGAGGCCCTGCAAAAGAAATGGGCCGAGCTATTACCCGGCGAACCTTTTGAATATCATTTTATGGATGATGCCCTTAACCGGCTATATACAAGCGAGATCCAGCTGCAAAAGGCTGCTTATATTGCCACCGTATTATCCATCATAATTGTATTGCTTGGCGTGTTAGGTTTAATATCACTCAGTATTCAAAAACGTACCAAAGAGATAGGCATCCGCAAAGTGCTGGGCTCATCAGTCGTGGGTATTACAACGCTGTTCCTGAAAGATTTTTTGGGCGTAGTGATGATCGCAGGTTTGATCGCTTGTCCGGTGGCTTATCTCGTTATGCAAAAATGGCTGAGCAATTATGCTTACCGCATCAATATATCATTAACACCGTTTGTTTTTTCTGTAGCCTTGCTTGCGGGCATAACCGCTTTATTAATTATCCTCCAAACCATAAAAGCAGCTTTCACCAACCCCATAAAAAGCTTAAGGAGCGAATGA
- the rlmN gene encoding 23S rRNA (adenine(2503)-C(2))-methyltransferase RlmN yields MSIKKDKIDIRSISLQTLQEHFIRMDEKSFRAKQVYEWLWKKSCFSFDEMSNISKELRNKLDENFVINNVKINNSQFSADKTIKNSFILHDTHLIEGVLIPTPGRMTACVSSQVGCSLTCKFCATGYMERKRNLNPDEIYDQVVLISKQAMENYGQPLTNIVYMGMGEPLLNYKNVMDSVEKITSEDGLNMAAKRITVSTAGIAKMIKKLGDDQVKFNLALSLHAANDEKRNTIMPINEQNSLKALAEALKYYYAKTKNPVTYEYIVFDGFNDTLQDAIELAKFCKHLPCKVNIIEYNPIAFANFINAGEDKIEVFAEYLRKQGINTNLRRSRGKDIDAACGQLAIKDKEKAVQE; encoded by the coding sequence GTGAGCATTAAAAAAGACAAAATTGATATCCGCAGCATTAGCCTGCAAACTCTGCAAGAGCACTTTATCCGTATGGACGAAAAAAGCTTCAGGGCAAAACAAGTTTATGAATGGCTTTGGAAAAAATCATGTTTCTCTTTCGATGAAATGAGCAATATTTCAAAAGAACTTCGTAATAAACTGGACGAAAATTTTGTTATAAATAACGTAAAAATTAACAACTCACAGTTTAGTGCAGATAAAACTATAAAAAATTCTTTTATTTTACATGATACCCACCTAATTGAGGGTGTTTTAATTCCTACACCGGGCAGAATGACAGCCTGCGTATCATCGCAAGTGGGCTGCAGCCTTACCTGTAAGTTTTGTGCCACCGGTTATATGGAGCGCAAACGCAACCTTAACCCCGATGAAATTTACGATCAGGTTGTGTTAATAAGCAAGCAGGCCATGGAAAATTACGGGCAGCCATTAACCAACATTGTGTACATGGGCATGGGCGAACCATTGCTGAACTACAAGAACGTAATGGATTCGGTCGAAAAAATAACATCGGAAGACGGGCTTAATATGGCTGCCAAGCGCATCACCGTATCAACCGCGGGCATAGCAAAAATGATAAAAAAACTGGGCGACGACCAGGTGAAGTTTAACCTGGCGCTATCCCTGCATGCCGCTAACGACGAAAAGCGTAACACCATAATGCCTATAAATGAGCAAAACTCGTTAAAAGCACTGGCCGAGGCATTAAAATACTACTACGCCAAAACCAAGAACCCGGTAACCTACGAGTACATTGTTTTTGATGGCTTTAACGATACTTTGCAGGATGCCATTGAACTGGCAAAATTTTGCAAGCACCTGCCATGCAAGGTGAATATTATTGAATATAACCCCATAGCCTTCGCCAATTTTATAAATGCCGGTGAGGATAAGATTGAAGTTTTTGCCGAATACCTGCGCAAACAGGGCATCAATACCAACTTACGCCGTAGTCGCGGCAAGGATATTGACGCAGCTTGCGGGCAGCTGGCGATTAAGGATAAGGAAAAAGCGGTGCAGGAGTAA
- a CDS encoding ComF family protein, producing MKLSRGYLADFVALFFPELCPACGESLMANEHVICTDCLYHLPQTNFHLQPDNIVARQFWGKIKLEGAYALYFFAKGGRIQNLMHHFKYKGMQKIGNLLGNISGGQLAKSPVFNSVDVIIPVPLHKSRLKERGYNQSACFAEGLAQKLNAVVEVNNLVRAKATETQTHKSRFLRFENMQDVFTINNPESLINKHVLLVDDVITTGATLEACGIELLKIEGLKLSIATIAYAE from the coding sequence GTGAAACTATCCCGCGGTTATCTTGCTGATTTTGTTGCCTTATTTTTTCCAGAGCTTTGCCCGGCTTGCGGGGAGAGCTTGATGGCTAATGAGCATGTAATTTGTACCGATTGCCTGTACCACTTACCACAAACCAATTTTCATTTACAGCCCGACAATATTGTTGCCCGGCAGTTTTGGGGAAAGATTAAACTTGAAGGTGCCTATGCACTGTACTTTTTTGCCAAAGGTGGCAGGATTCAAAACCTGATGCATCATTTTAAGTATAAGGGCATGCAAAAGATAGGAAATCTGTTAGGCAATATTTCAGGTGGACAACTGGCAAAGAGCCCTGTTTTTAATTCGGTTGATGTGATCATACCTGTGCCGCTGCATAAAAGCAGGTTAAAGGAGCGAGGCTATAATCAAAGCGCCTGCTTTGCTGAGGGATTAGCGCAAAAGCTGAATGCTGTTGTTGAAGTTAATAATCTCGTGCGTGCAAAGGCAACCGAAACACAAACCCATAAATCGCGGTTCCTGCGGTTTGAGAATATGCAGGATGTGTTTACTATAAATAACCCCGAAAGCTTAATAAACAAGCATGTATTACTGGTTGATGATGTGATAACTACCGGCGCAACGCTGGAGGCCTGCGGGATTGAGTTATTGAAGATAGAAGGGTTGAAATTGAGTATTGCTACTATTGCGTATGCGGAGTAA
- the glyA gene encoding serine hydroxymethyltransferase, giving the protein MKRDKLIFKLLDEEQQRQEEGIELIASENFVSLQVMEAAGSVATNKYAEGLPGKRYYGGCQVVDEIETIAIERAKQLFNAEWANVQPHSGAQANAAVMLACLNPGDKILGFDLSHGGHLTHGSAVNFSGKLYEPHFYGVRKDTGYVDYDQLKEVALREKPKMIICGASAYSRDWDYEFIRKVADEIGALVLADISHPSGLIARGLLTDPLPHCHIVTTTTHKTLRGPRGGLILLGKDFENPWGLKTPKGEVKMMSALLDMAVFPGTQGGPLEHIIAAKAIAFGEALTDDYMKYIVQVKLNAAAMAKAFIDRGYEIVSGGTDNHLILIDLRNKNITGKAAENALVTADITVNKNMVPYDDKSPFVTSGIRVGTAAITTRGMKEKQMEHIVELIDNVITNPDNELSLKKIRKRVHKLMDDYPLYKLKGTD; this is encoded by the coding sequence ATGAAAAGAGACAAATTAATATTCAAATTATTAGACGAAGAACAACAACGCCAGGAAGAAGGCATTGAGCTTATCGCATCTGAAAACTTTGTAAGCCTGCAGGTAATGGAAGCCGCGGGATCAGTAGCTACCAACAAATATGCCGAGGGCTTACCCGGCAAACGTTATTATGGCGGCTGCCAGGTAGTTGATGAAATTGAAACCATTGCTATTGAACGCGCAAAGCAGTTGTTTAATGCTGAATGGGCAAACGTGCAGCCACACTCTGGCGCACAGGCAAACGCGGCAGTTATGCTGGCCTGCCTTAATCCAGGCGATAAAATATTAGGGTTTGATCTTTCTCACGGTGGGCACTTAACACATGGTTCAGCAGTGAATTTCTCGGGTAAATTATATGAGCCTCATTTTTATGGGGTTAGAAAAGATACCGGTTATGTTGACTACGATCAGCTTAAGGAAGTAGCCCTGCGCGAAAAGCCTAAAATGATCATCTGCGGTGCTTCGGCTTACTCGCGCGATTGGGATTATGAGTTTATCCGTAAAGTAGCTGATGAAATTGGCGCTTTGGTTTTGGCTGATATCTCACACCCATCAGGCCTAATAGCACGTGGTTTATTAACCGATCCGCTGCCGCATTGCCATATTGTTACTACCACTACCCACAAAACATTGCGTGGCCCGCGTGGCGGCCTAATCTTATTAGGTAAGGACTTTGAAAACCCATGGGGTTTAAAAACACCAAAAGGCGAAGTAAAAATGATGTCGGCTTTGCTGGATATGGCTGTTTTCCCGGGCACACAAGGTGGCCCATTGGAGCATATCATAGCTGCAAAGGCAATTGCCTTTGGCGAGGCATTGACTGATGACTACATGAAGTATATCGTACAGGTTAAATTGAATGCCGCAGCCATGGCAAAAGCATTTATTGATCGCGGATACGAGATTGTATCTGGCGGAACAGATAATCATTTAATCCTTATCGACCTTAGGAATAAAAATATTACCGGAAAAGCTGCTGAAAATGCACTTGTTACAGCGGATATTACCGTAAATAAGAACATGGTGCCTTATGATGATAAGTCGCCGTTTGTAACTTCAGGTATCCGTGTGGGTACTGCCGCCATAACAACCCGTGGCATGAAGGAAAAGCAAATGGAACACATTGTTGAATTAATAGATAATGTAATTACCAATCCAGATAATGAACTTTCCTTAAAGAAAATACGTAAGAGAGTTCATAAGCTGATGGATGACTATCCACTATATAAACTTAAAGGCACTGATTGA